One region of Cryptococcus deuterogattii R265 chromosome 14, complete sequence genomic DNA includes:
- a CDS encoding adenosylhomocysteinase, protein MSNYKVADISLAAFGRKEIELAEHEMPGLMYLREKYAQSQPLKGARIAGCLHMTIQTAVLIETLTALGAQVTWSSCNIFSTQDHAAAAIAATGVPVFAWKGETEEEYLWCIDQTLKAFPGGQALNMILDDGGDLTSLVHEKYPELLNDVKGVSEETTTGVHHLYKMFKDGKLKVPAINVNDSVTKSKFDNYYGCRESLVDGIKRATDVMLAGKVAVVAGFGDVGKGCAESLRSYGARVIVTEIDPINALQAAMAGYEVTTMEEAAPRGNVFVTTTGCRDIITGAHFEAMPEDAIVSNIGHFDVEIDVAWLKANAVECVNIKPQVDRFTMKSGRHVILLAEGRLVNLGCGTGHPSFVMSCSFANQVLAQIALWTNPQAYPLGVHMLPKSLDEEVARAHLAQLGIKLTTMTKVQADYLGLPVQGPYKPDHYRY, encoded by the exons ATG TCTAACTACAAGGTCGCCGACATCTCTCTTGCCGCTTTCGGCCGAAAGGAGATTGAGCTCGCTGAACACGAGATGCCCGGTCTCATGTACCTCCGTGAGAAGTACGCCCAGTCCCAGCCCCTTAAGGGTGCCAGGATTGCTGGTTGTCTCCACAT GACCATCCAGACCGCTGTTCTTATCGAGACCCTTACCGCTCTCGGTGCCCAGGTCACCTGGTCGTCCTGCAACATCTTCTCTACCCAGGACCACGCCGCTGCCGCCATCGCCGCCACTGGTGTCCCTGTCTTCGCCTGGAAGGGTGAGACCGAGGAGGAGTACCTCTGGTGTATCGACCAGACCCTTAAGGCTTTCCCCGGAGGCCAGGCTCTTAACATGATCCTCGATGACGGTGGTGACCTCACCTCTTTGGTTCACGAGAAGTACCCCGAGCTCCTCAACG ACGTCAAGGGTGTTTCTGAGGAGACCACCACCGGCGTCCACCACCTTTACAAGATGTTCAAGGACGGCAAGCTCAAGGTCCCTGCTATCAACGTTAACGATTCCGTGACTAAGTCCAAGTTCGACAACTACTACGGTTGCCGAGAGTCCCTCGTTGACGGTATCAAGCGAGCCACCGACGTTATGCTTGCCGGTAAGGTCGCTGTCGTTGCCGGTTTCGGTGATGTCGGTAAGGGTTGTGCCGAGTCCCTCCGATCTTACGGTGCCCGAGTCATCGTTACCGAGATCGACCCTATCAACGCTCTCCAGGCCGCTATGGCTGGTTATGAGGTCACCACCATGGAGGAGGCTGCTCCCCGTGGTAACGTCTTCGTTACCACCACTGGCTGCAGGGACATCATCACTGGCGCCCACTTCGAGGCCATGCCTGAGGACGCTATCGTCTCTAA CATCGGCCACTTCGACGTTGAGATCGACGTTGCTTGGCTCAAGGCCAACGCCGTTGAGTGCGTTAACATCAAGCCCCAGGTTGACCGATTCACCATGAAGAGCGGCCGACACGTTATCCTCCTCGCTGAGGGTCGTCTTGTCAACCTTGGTTGTGGTACCGGCCACCCCTCTTTCG TTATGTCCTGCTCTTTTGCCAACCAGGTTTTGGCTCAGATCGCCCTTTGGACTAACCCCCAGGCTTACCCTCTCGGTGTCCACATGCTCCCCAAGTCTCTTGACGAGGAGGTTGCTCGTGCCCACTTGGCTCAGCTCGGCATTAAGCTCACCACCATGACTAAGGTTCAGGCCGACTACCTCGGTTTGCCCGTCCAGGGTCCTTACAAGCCCGACCACTAC AGGTACTAA